A stretch of Henckelia pumila isolate YLH828 chromosome 4, ASM3356847v2, whole genome shotgun sequence DNA encodes these proteins:
- the LOC140864448 gene encoding protease Do-like 10, mitochondrial encodes MLVNRSSGAAYTAFRRLRITHDRLGISGRAIFSHHSPFNNPIQTPFARSVISNFSSRVSCGGFCCSSIKLYSTCSISNSTLAGDAAATPTTGVENGEADEQGSTHVPMQYVAMPDEYSAIELALDSVVKIFTVASSPSYFLPWQNKSQRETMGSGFVIPGRRILTNAHVVADHTFVLVRKHGSPTKYRAEIQAVGHECDLAILVVENQEFWEGMNFLELGDTPFLQEAVAVVGYPQGGDNISVTKGVVSRVEPTQYVHGATQLLAIQIDAAINPGNSGGPAIMGDKVVGVAFQNLSGAENIGYIIPVPVIKHFIAGVQETGDYVGFCSLGLSCQPTENAQLRDHFKMRPGLTGILVSRINPLSDAYRVLKKDDIILSFDGSTIANDGTVSFRNRERITFDHLVSMKKPNETAQIKVLRNGEEHEFSVTLRPIEPLVPVHQFDKLPSYFIFAGLVFIPLTQPFLHEYGEDWYNTCPRRLCERALRELPKKAGEQLVILSQVLLDDINTGYERLAELQLKKVNGIEVNNLKHLRQLVEDGYEGSVRFDLDDERVIVLNYESAKLATDRILKRHRIPQAMSSDLIDEQTLSEVELACSK; translated from the exons ATGCTAGTAAATCGATCATCCGGCGCTGCGTATACGGCGTTTCGGAGGCTGAGGATCACTCACGACCGCCTAGGAATCAGTGGTAGAGCTATCTTTTCTCATCATTCTCCCTTCAATAATCCCATCCAGACTCCTTTTGCTCGCAGTGTGATTTCCAACTTTAGCAGTCGAGTAAGTTGCGGTGGTTTTTGTTGCTCCTCGATTAAATTGTATTCCACTTGCTCAATATCAAATTCTACCTTAGCTGGCGATGCTGCGGCTACTCCTACAACTGGTGTTGAGAATGGTGAAGCTGACGAGCAGGGAAGTACTCACGTTCCCATGCAATATGTTGCTATGCCGGATGAGTATTCTGCAATTGAATTGGCGTTAGATTCTGTGGTGAAGATATTTACGGTTGCGAGTAGCCCCAGTTACTTCCTTCCTTGGCAGAATAAGTCTCAGCGTGAAACAATGGGCTCAG GGTTCGTTATCCCGGGAAGGAGAATCCTGACAAATGCCCATGTTGTAGCTGATCATACATTTGTGCTTGTAAGAAAGCATGGTTCTCCCACCAAATACAGGGCAGAGATCCAGGCTGTCGGCCATGAATGTGATTTGGCTATATTGGTTGttgaaaatcaagaattctgggAAGGAATGAACTTTTTGGAACTTGGTGACACCCCTTTTCTTCAAGAGGCAGTTGCTGTTGTTGGCTATCCTCAAG GAGGAGACAACATTTCTGTTACAAAAGGGGTCGTCTCCAGGGTTGAGCCAACACAATATGTACATGGTGCAACACAACTGTTGGCAATACAGATTGATGCAGCTATAAATCCAGGAAACAGTGGAGGCCCAGCAATCATGGGTGACAAAGTTGTCGGAGTAGCATTTCAAAACCTTTCTGGTGCGGAGAACATTGG TTATATTATTCCTGTCCCGGTGATAAAGCATTTCATCGCTGGTGTTCAAGAAACTGGAGATTATGTTGGATTCTGCTCATTGGGTTTGTCTTGCCAACCTACTGAAAATGCACAACTTCGTGATCACTTCAAAATGCGTCCTGGTTTAACTGGGATACTTGTCAGTAGAATTAATCCTCTCTCTGATGCATATAGAGTTCTGAAAAAAGATGATATCATCCTTTCGTTTGATGGTTCCACCATAGCAAATGATGGAACAG TTTCTTTCCGGAATCGAGAGAGAATAACGTTTGATCATTTAGTCTCCATGAAGAAGCCTAATGAAACTGCGCAAATTAAAGTCTTGAGAAATGGAGAAGAGCATGAATTCAGTGTTACCCTTCGTCCT atagaaccACTTGTTCCGGTTCACCAGTTTGATAAACTTCCAAGTTATTTCATCTTTGCCGGCCTCGTCTTTATTCCTTTGACTCAACCATTTCTTCATGAGTATGGAGAGGACTGGTACAACACATGCCCTCGTCGGTTGTGTGAGCGAGCACTTAGAGAGCTGCCAAAGAAAGCTGGTGAACAGCTTGTCATCCTCTCCCAG GTCTTACTGGATGACATCAATACCGGCTATGAGCGCCTTGCTGAGTTACAG CTGAAGAAGGTTAACGGCATAGAAGTTAACAACTTGAAACATTTACGACAACTTGTGGAAGATGGTTACGAAGGAAGTGTGAGATTCGATTTGGATGATGAGAGGGTAATTGTTTTAAACTATGAATCTGCAAAACTCGCCACGGATCGTATATTAAAACGACATAGAATACCTCAGGCCATGTCTAGTGACCTTATTGACGAACAAACTTTGTCAGAAGTTGAGCTCGCTTGCTCAAAATAA